One Longimicrobiales bacterium genomic window, ACGGCGTGCGGGTCAGCAGCTTCCGGGTGCTGTCACAGCTGCCCGCGCGTGACATCGAGTCGATGCGGATCCTGACCGGCAGCGAGGGAGCGACCCGTTACGGAATCCATGCGGCGAGCGGAGTGATCATCGTCGAGACGTTCTACCAGGATCCAACGCGCGCGGCGGCCGACACCACGGCGGCGGCGGTCCGCGTGGGCCAGGCGCGACAGCCGCAGGACCGACGTTGAGCGTGCGGAAGCGGGTGTCGCAAGGCAATGCATCCGTCGTTCGAACGACACGGGCCCGGAGCGAATCGCTCCGGGCCCGTGTCTTCGTGATCCAGACGGGAACGGTCAGAAGTTCGGGTTGTTGTCGACCTCCTGACGCGGAATCGGCAGGCAGGTGACGTCCCCGAATTCAGCGCCGAACTGAGTGGCGTAGTAGGGGCTGCCAGCCGGCGGCACGTACGGTGTGCTGTCCGGGTTACGACGCCAGTCGCCCAGGTGCGTCCCGCGGAGGAAGAGGTCGCGGGCCTTCTGGTCGAGCAGCTGTACGAGCGTGCCGGTGTCGTCGACGAAGTCGATATCGTCGCCGCTCTCGGCGGTCGGATCGGTCCGCTCTGCGATAAGTGCGATCGCCGGCGCGGGATTGCCGGCCTTGAGCGCGGCCTCCGCGCTGAGATAGCGCGCCTCGAGGCCAGACGCGAGCATCAGGGAAGCGCCCCAGCCCGGATAGACGTCCTGGGCGTAGAAGTCGAAGTCGTTGCCCTGGCTCTTGACCGGTGCGCCGCTGTTGTCCAGCCACAGCTCGTAGGCGATGCGATCATCGTCGAGCTCACGGTAGTACGGCGGCACGACGAGGGCAGAGCGTGCGAGCGTGAAGCTCCACACGGTGTTGCCGAGGCGCCCGCGGTTGGACGGGTCGTCCATCTTCGGCACCTCGTACTCGAAGTCGGCGTCGACGTTGCCTGCAGCGGCGACGGCCTCGGGGTACTCGTCACGGAACAGGTGCGCACGGGCCTTGCCGACCCACGCCGCCTGCACCATGTCGTCGAGCCCCGCCGCGGTTCCGGCCGCGATGGCGGCGTCGAAATGAGCGACTGCGGCGCCCATCCCCTCGGCCGGTGTCATGGGCGCGCCGAGGTTGTGGAGACCGCTGCTGATGACGACCTGGCAGAAGTTCTCCGCCTCGAGCAGGATCGCCCACCCCGCGCCGAGGTGTGCCATGGTCGCAAGCTCGTTGTCGACGACGTCGTTCTCTTCCATGATCTCGAGCACACGCTCGTTGGTCGAGATGGCGAACGCGATCGGCTCGTAGACTTCGGTAGTCAGCGTGCCGTTCGTGTACTCGACGACGCGGCGCCCGATGTCGTTGCGGGTCGGGAAGGTGTCACCGACCCACGCCTCACCCGAGAACCACGCGCTGTAGACGATCAGGTCGTCGAGCGCGTCGAACACGTCCTGGAGCGCCGAGGCTGCGAACGTCGGCAGGAAGCGGACGGGATCGATCGTGCTCTCGTCGATAACCGTCGGGTCCGGTACGTCCAGGAAGTCGTCGCATGCGAGCGGCGTCGCGACCATCCCGAGGATGGCCGCCAGCCGGACGTAGCGGTTCTGATAAAAATTCATCATTTCCGTCCTCAGAAGGTCAGGTTGAGCTTGGCGACCCAGCGGCGCGGTGACGGCACCGTCAGGAAGTCCTCGCGCTGGAACGTGGCTGAGCCCGTGTTGCGCGTCGCCTGCGCGAGCACTTCGGGGTCGTGGCCGTCGTACTCGGTCCACAGCTTCAGGTTGCGCACGCCGAGCGTGAGCGACGCGTTGGTCGCGCGCAGCGCCGACGCCATGTTGTCGGGCAGCGTGACCGTGAGCGCGAGCTCGCGCAGGCGAACGAAGTCGCCATCCTGGATGTACGCGTCCTGGACCTGCGTGAACGGGATCGGATCACCGTCCTCGGTGAAGAACGGGCCGAAGCGGGCCGTCACCTCGTCGCGCGAGTATCCGGGTGTGTCATAGCGCTTGACGCCGAGCTCCGAGTTGCTGAACGAGCGGTCACGGAACTGCGCCGTGTTGTTGTAGATCTTGAAGTTCTGCTTCCAGTCGAGCTGACCGCTCAGCGCGAAGTTCTCGAAGACCGTGAGGGTCGTCGCGAACGCACCCTCGAAGTCGGGCAGCAGGTTGCCGAGCTCGACGCGCTCGTTCGTGACGATCGCGGTGTCATTCTGGATGCGCAGGATCTTGTAACCGTGGAAGACACCCAGCGGCAGACCCTCGTCGAAGCGGTTCTGCGTACCGAACGGCTCGACGATGCCGAGATCGATCAGCTCGTTGTGCAGCGTGCTCGCCGCGACATTGAAGTCCCAGCGGAAGTTCTGCACGTTGACCGGCGTGCCGCGCACTGCGACCTCCCAGCCCTTGTTCAGCACCTCGCCGATGTTGCGGAACGGGTTGCTGCTGTAGCCGGAGGACGGCGGCACCGGCACCGTGAGGATCAGGTCGGTCGTCGTCTTGTGGAAGTACGTGACGTCCAGTCCGAGCCGCTGATCCAGGAAGCCCGCCTCGAAGCCCGCCTCGAACTCGGTACCCTTCTCCGGCTTCAGCTCGAAGTTGCCGGGCCGGTCCGGCGTCACACCGCTGCCGGATTCACCGGGGATGATCGAGTAGGGTGCGGCGTTGAACGTCTCCAGCGATGCACCCGCGCTCGGCGCGCGACCGGTCGTGCCATACGCGAAGCGCAGCCGCAGCGACGGAACGATGTTCGCGATCGGATCCCAGAAGCTCTCGTCCGAGATCACGTACGAGACGCCCGCCTGCGGCAGGAAGAACGGGTCCGCCTCCTCACCGAACGAGGAGAACTGGTCGATGCGCGCGCCCAGCTGCAGGTAGAGCCGGTCCCAGAACGCGAGGTTCGCCTGGCCCAGGTAGCCGACCGACGTCGTCTTCTGCCAGTCCTGGTCCGCAGAGATC contains:
- a CDS encoding TonB-dependent receptor, translated to TDIDVGGQGVRQLFDINPEDIESIEVVKGPAAATMYGADASAGVIQIITKQGRPGANRYTQTISLEYNQLDQNWTPPLNWAACRASDVATTSPVVLCHGLAVGTPISDQPLLRNNTFQDGHLRSIGYSGRGGGENYGYYVSLGWDDEEATLPNNALDRRSGRVNFTFVPRSDLRFEAGLAISNTESTFPINDNNIYGFLGGGLLGNPRGVRQAGDTLWGGWYIGTRNHVAITNIESSLETLRYTPSITTNYTPAEWFTNRLTLGADVSRTQGTQFFPRNEDQWYTGDLNLGDLEEERVNFDVYTVDYLGTFSTLFGSNDEFKADFSVGFQAIAEVLDNVAGFGTNFVTNDNRVIGDAVQISADQDWQKTTSVGYLGQANLAFWDRLYLQLGARIDQFSSFGEEADPFFLPQAGVSYVISDESFWDPIANIVPSLRLRFAYGTTGRAPSAGASLETFNAAPYSIIPGESGSGVTPDRPGNFELKPEKGTEFEAGFEAGFLDQRLGLDVTYFHKTTTDLILTVPVPPSSGYSSNPFRNIGEVLNKGWEVAVRGTPVNVQNFRWDFNVAASTLHNELIDLGIVEPFGTQNRFDEGLPLGVFHGYKILRIQNDTAIVTNERVELGNLLPDFEGAFATTLTVFENFALSGQLDWKQNFKIYNNTAQFRDRSFSNSELGVKRYDTPGYSRDEVTARFGPFFTEDGDPIPFTQVQDAYIQDGDFVRLRELALTVTLPDNMASALRATNASLTLGVRNLKLWTEYDGHDPEVLAQATRNTGSATFQREDFLTVPSPRRWVAKLNLTF